One segment of Methanofastidiosum sp. DNA contains the following:
- a CDS encoding radical SAM protein, producing the protein MIRNKLMDIGLYSLTINPLIKYSITEITTNCIKCNKTVLEQIINSIETEEEPIMCKRCTILFYFYKPWIPLLRLFGFAVSRNSLKTVPTFSEGYSLSSYTKGVHSVLEGINSFGLRKPLTFNSPVSVILELTRYCNLNCSYCYVNTFNINSNKKENQSDLPTEKWVKILDNLKEAGVLSLVFSGGEPLLRDDFFTIAEYANKLGFATSLATNGTQLDREIAKNIKESGISYVEISVFSSIEEINDAHRKKDSFKKSINAIKFCKEQNLTVGLSLTLTRLVKDEVQSFLELAKNAGADTCIFLNYVPSGSGNDPLAIDNGNKEKMLTEILNKRKEYDQYFRKIVVLQAPEISQLHFEKQNNKELMQIGFTKFDKPGWGKYIEYVGGCSAGRFLLAISSEGTIMPCPFLRMDLGNVLDGNLDLIWKDNIALTQMRDRDNWEGKCGACKYKIICGGCRARAYIKSNSMLAEDPSCSYMFQ; encoded by the coding sequence ATGATAAGAAATAAACTAATGGATATAGGATTGTACTCTCTAACTATAAATCCCCTAATTAAATATTCCATCACGGAAATAACAACTAATTGTATTAAATGTAATAAGACTGTTCTGGAACAAATAATAAACAGTATAGAAACTGAAGAAGAACCTATAATGTGTAAAAGGTGCACTATCTTATTCTACTTTTATAAGCCCTGGATCCCCCTCTTAAGGCTTTTTGGATTTGCAGTTAGCAGAAACTCTCTAAAGACAGTTCCCACATTTTCTGAAGGATATTCCCTTTCCTCTTACACTAAAGGTGTGCATTCTGTTTTGGAAGGGATAAACTCATTTGGCTTAAGGAAGCCCCTTACCTTTAATTCACCAGTTTCTGTTATTCTAGAACTTACAAGATACTGTAATCTAAACTGTAGCTATTGTTATGTTAACACATTTAATATTAATTCAAATAAAAAAGAAAATCAATCCGATCTGCCTACAGAAAAATGGGTCAAAATACTCGATAATCTCAAAGAGGCAGGCGTTTTATCCCTTGTCTTTTCAGGAGGTGAGCCGTTGCTCAGAGATGACTTTTTTACAATTGCAGAGTATGCCAATAAACTGGGATTTGCAACATCTCTTGCAACAAATGGAACGCAATTAGATAGGGAGATTGCTAAGAATATCAAAGAATCCGGAATAAGCTATGTAGAAATAAGTGTATTTAGTTCTATAGAAGAAATAAACGATGCCCACAGGAAAAAGGATTCTTTTAAGAAATCTATCAACGCCATTAAATTCTGTAAAGAACAAAACCTTACTGTAGGTTTATCTCTGACGCTTACTCGCTTAGTGAAAGACGAGGTGCAAAGCTTTTTAGAACTTGCAAAAAATGCTGGGGCGGACACATGCATATTTTTAAATTATGTCCCCTCCGGAAGTGGAAATGATCCTCTGGCCATAGACAACGGAAACAAAGAAAAGATGCTAACTGAAATCCTAAATAAGCGTAAAGAGTATGATCAATATTTTAGGAAAATTGTAGTACTTCAAGCGCCAGAAATCTCTCAGCTCCATTTTGAAAAACAAAATAATAAAGAACTGATGCAGATTGGATTTACTAAATTTGATAAACCTGGGTGGGGTAAATACATAGAATATGTCGGAGGCTGCTCTGCAGGAAGATTCCTTTTGGCAATATCTAGTGAAGGAACTATCATGCCCTGCCCTTTTCTTAGAATGGATTTGGGCAATGTCCTAGATGGAAATCTTGATTTAATATGGAAAGATAACATTGCATTAACTCAAATGCGAGACAGGGATAACTGGGAAGGCAAGTGCGGAGCTTGCAAATACAAAATAATATGTGGCGGATGCCGAGCAAGAGCATACATTAAATCAAATAGTATGTTAGCTGAAGACCCATCATGTTCTTATATGTTTCAATAG
- a CDS encoding cupredoxin domain-containing protein, whose protein sequence is MKKDIYVLLIGVLVFSVVLAGCSSPKPTTQEITINLTAKDMAFDKSTITVPPGAHVKLIFSNLDAGESHNVAIYETSEAKDSIFVGAIIIGVATTTYEFNAPTKVGTYFFRCDVHPLMNGQFVVQTGATGSTSGSGSGY, encoded by the coding sequence ATGAAAAAAGATATTTATGTCTTGTTAATAGGGGTATTAGTATTTTCAGTAGTCCTAGCAGGCTGCTCAAGCCCTAAACCAACAACACAGGAGATCACCATCAATCTTACAGCCAAAGATATGGCATTTGACAAGAGCACTATAACTGTGCCACCTGGCGCCCATGTAAAGTTAATATTTAGCAATCTGGACGCAGGAGAATCTCACAACGTTGCAATATATGAAACATCAGAAGCTAAGGATTCCATATTTGTTGGAGCAATTATAATAGGCGTGGCAACTACCACTTATGAATTTAATGCCCCAACAAAAGTTGGAACATATTTCTTTAGATGCGATGTGCACCCTTTAATGAATGGCCAATTTGTAGTGCAAACTGGGGCAACAGGTTCAACTAGTGGATCTGGTTCAGGTTACTAA